GGGCGCTTGTCCAGCGACGCCAGCCCGCGCGTGACGCGCGAGACGTCCATCAGGTCGTCGACAAGGCCGGTCATGTGCCGCACTTGGCGCGAGATGATCGCGCTGGTGCGCTCGATGCCGGCGCCGTCGAGCCGCCCAAGCGCGAGCAGTTCGGCGGCGGAGCTGATCGGCGCCAGCGGGTTGCGCAGTTCGTGCGCCAGCATGGCCAGGAATTCGTCCTTGCGGCGCGCCGCGTCGAGCAGCGCTTCCTCGGCCTTCTTGCGCTCCGAGATGTCGAGCACCACCGCCAGCACCGTCGGCGCCGATTGCCCTGTCTCATCGCGAATCAGGCTGACCGCGGTATTGGCCCAGATGGCCGAGCCGTCCGGGCGCACGTAGCGCTTTTCGATTTCGAACGGCGCGCCGGTGGCGACCAGCCGTTCGAACAGCGCCACGCTGGCGGCCAGGTCGTCGGGGTGGGTCAGTGCGCGCATCGACTTGCCCATCACGAAGGACGGCTCGCACGCCATCATTTCGCAAAAGCGCTGGTTGACGTTGCGGATCACGCCATCGACGCCGCCCTCGGTGATGCCGGCTGCACTTTGCGCGAACAGAGATGTCAGGTGCGCCTGGTTGCGTTTGAGTTCGTTCTCGATCTGCTTGTATTCGGTGACGTCGCGCGTGCTGCCGGCGACCGCTTCGACTTCGCCATCTGGCCCCAGCACGGGGACGAAAATGTAGTCGTAGATGCGCCGGCCGAATGCCCCGTCGAACGGCACCTCGCCGCGGATTGACTGCCTGGTGCGCTTCACATGCTCGATCTCGCGGTCATGCATTTCGGCGTGCCACGGTTCGTAGCCCAGTTCGAGGCAGGTCTTGCCGATCGCGTTGTCCCAGTCCTGGCCCCACATCTGGAGCAGCATGGCGTTGGCGTACGAGAAGCGGTGCTCGAGGTCGAACACGTAGACCAGGTCGGGGGTGGTCGACAGGATGGTCTCGTACAGGCGGCGCCGCTTCTCGTGTTCGCGGCTGGCTTCTTCCAGTTCGGCCGTGCGCGCGCGCACGCGCTCCTCGAGAGTGCGGTTCAGCTCATTCAGGGCGGCGGTGTGGTGGTGCTGCGCGGTGACGTCGTTGCAGATCACCAGCGCGCCTTGCACGCCCTCCGCGTCCTCGATCGGGCTGTAACCGTAGTTCCACCAGACGTCCTGCTTCCTGCCATGCCGGGTCAGAGGCACCAGCTTGTCCTCGTGCCAGGTCGACTCGCCGCCGGACATCACCTGTTCGACGTCGGGGCCGATGATGTGCCAGACCTCTTGCCAGCTCTCCTTGCCGGGACGACCCAGGATGGCGGGATGGCGTTCGGGACCCAGCGTGGCGCTGTAGGCGTCGTTGTAGAACTGGATCAGCTGCGGACCCCAGAACACGATGATCGGGTGGTTAGTGGTCAACAGGAGGCGCAGCACCGTCTTGAGGGTGGGAGACCAGCCGTCGCACGGCCCCAGCGGCGAGGCGGCCCAGTCGTAGGCCCGCATCAGCGCGCCCATCTGGCCGCCGCCTTTGAGGAAATTGTCGGAACTGGTGTGCGCTTGGGTCATGGTCGGCTGGCGGTTGGTGCGAGTCGCTAGCTTACTATGATTTCCTCGCAGACATACTGAGCATGCAGCCGTGCGCGGCGCGATCGTGACGCGTGCTCAGTATGGGTACCTGCCTCCGCAGGTACGACATTCCTGATGATCACCGGACTGCGTTCAGTTTGGCGTCCAGCGACGCAGCGGTGAAGGCGGCGCCGCTGCGCGATCCGTCGGCAAAATAGATCGTCGGCGTGCCGATCACGTGCAGCTGCTTGCCCAGCGCGAGTACCTTGTCGTTCGGTGTCGGACACGCGGCCGGCGCGGCCGGCGCCGGCTTGCCATCGACGATCCAGCGGTGCCAGGCCGCCGAGCGGTCGCTGGCGCACCAGATGTTCTTCGACTTCTCGGCCGATTCGGGGGACAGGATGTTGAGCAGGAAGGTATAGATCGTCACGTTGTCGACCTGCTGCAGCGTCTCGTGCAGCTTCTTGCAGTACGGGCAGTTGGGATCCTCGAACACCGCCATCACGCGCTTGCCGTTGCCTTTGACCGTCTTGATCGCCGCGTCCAGCGGCAGGTCGGAAAAGCGGATCGCCGCCAGTTCGTCCTGGCGCTCGCGCGTCAGGTCTTTCAGCGTGGTCAGGTCCACCACTTTGCCGACGAACATATAGCGTGCAGTTTCGTCGGTGTAGAAAATGTCGCCGTTCACGCGCACCTCATACAGCTCGCCATACGGTGTCTTGGTCACCGAATCGACCTTGACGCCGACGCCCATGCGCGGCGCCACCATTGCCTTCACTTGCGCTTCCTTGGGCGTTTCCGCCTGCGCGGCGGACATGGCCGCGAGGCCGGCCGCTACCACTATCGCTGCAATCTTCATTGACCACCTTGTGAGAAATTCGCCATCAATTGATCCGCGCAGGACTGCGCGTCGGCGCCGCGGATCGCCTCCTGGGCCGCGCCATGCAGGCGCCGTTCGCGGATCGCCATCGGGTCGGACTGGTCGCCGGAACGCTGCGCGCTCAGGTCGCGCAGCACGGCGTCGCAGCGGCTGTCGGACTGCGCGAACCAGGCCTTGGCCAGCGTCGCGCCGAGCATGCGCTCGCGCAGCTGCGCCTGCTGCGCCTGCCAGGCGAGCAGGAAGGCGATATCGGTATCGGTGAGGCCCGGGCCTTCGAGCGGCGTCAGGCGCGAACGGGCGGCCTGGCGCACCCGCAGGTACTGCAGGTAGTCGTTGAGGATGCGCTGGCCGTCCTGCGCCGCCGTCGCCGGCAGGCGCGTCTGGAAGTAGCCGCGCAATTCCTCGACGCGCGCGGCGACGCTGGCCGCGTCGGCATGCGCCAGCGCGTTGTCGATCAGCGCGTGCAGCGCCTGGTCGGGCACCAGGTGGCCGCTGGCGTCCACCGTCAGGCCGGAGCCGTTGTCGGCGGCTACCGTGGCCGCCGGCGCCTCGGCGCGCACCTGGCCGGGGCCGATCGGGCCGTCCCAGCCTGCCGCGCGCGGCGCCGGCGTTTCGGTGGGGGCGGCCGTGTGGGCGCCCTGCCAGTACCAGGTGGCCGCCATCGTCGCGGCGCTGATGCACAGGCCTGCGGCCATCAGAAGCTTGTTTTGCGAGTTCGATTGCATGGCGTGCCCTACATTTTTTTCTGGCTCGGGTTCGGTTCCATCACGGAGCCGGGCGGGCTTTTCGCGTTGTCGCCGATCGGCGCAATGTAGCGCGTGACGACCTGCCAGCCGGCTTCGGCCTGGCGCCATGTGTCGACCACGAACATCCGCTCGGGCAGCGCGGCCTTGGAGGGTTTGAGCTTCCATTCGAAGCTGACGATGATGGTGTCGCCGTATTCGTGCGCGGCCATCTTGCCGATCGACGAATCGAATGGGGGCAGCGACATGGCCTGCTTCAGCGATTCGGCGCGCGGGGTCGGCGTGCCGGCCTGCAGGGCGCTGCGCAATTCGAAATTGGGGGCGACGATCTTGTCGAGGGCTGCCTGGTCGCGCGACTGGACCGCGTCGAGCCACTGGTTTTCAAGTTCGCTGAACATGTGCACGGTGCGCGTCACGGTCGGCACGATGCGGTTGGGCCGGCCGCCGGTGGGCTGGGCGAGCGCCGGGCCTGCGGCGACCGCGAGAAGGAGAAGAATGATCGAAGTTTTCATCACGTCCTGTTATTCGCAAAGGCGGCCACGGACTATTCCGCGGCCGCCGGGTCAGTCTACATCAGCTTAAGGATAGTGCTGTGCGCACGCCTGGGTAGGCAGCAGGGTCCAGTTCTGCTGGATCAGGTACTTCATCGAACCCATGGTCTGGTTGTACTTGGCGCCGTTGGCGGCGGTCGACACGGTGCCGAAGTTCCACGCGCACTTGTCGCCGTTCTCCATGCCGTTCGACAGCGAGTACCAGGCGTTCAGGTCCGGATCGGTCACTGCCTCTTCCAGCTCGTGCGCCAGGATGGAGGCCATCGCGTCCGCGCCAGGCGTGCCGTTCAGGGTCGGGTTGTTCACGCCGCAGCCGGCAGGGCACTGGGTTTCAGGGTTGCCGACGAAGGAGTACTTGATGTCCTTGCCGCCGATGGTGGCGTGGTCATGCCAGCCGCAGTACTGGGTGCAGAAGCCCGAGGTGGCGGTGACGGTCTTGTCGGTCAGGACGAAGTAGATGGCGTTGGTGTCCGACGGCAGGGCGCCCGAAGTGATCGCCGACGACACGATCGACTGGATGTTCGCGTCGCTCAGCTGGGTGCCGAGCGTGCCGGTGTTGATGATGCTGCCGGCCAGCGAAACGCTGTTGACGACGTGGGTGCCCGCGCCGTTGTAGTAGGTCGTGTTGATGTTGAAGTAAGGCGAGCCGCCGATGCTGTTGCCCAGGTTGGTGAGCGTGTTTTTCGACGCCGCATCCCATTGCGAGCCGTACCAGATGTAGTAGATCTTGGTCGGCGCGACCATCACAGGGCCGCCCTGGTAGGTCAGGTTGGCCGAGCGCTGCGCCTTGAGCGTGGCGGCACGCTCCTTGTGGCTCATCGAAGCGATGTCGAGTTCGCCCCAGCTTTTGCCGGTCGGTTTGTAGAGCGAGTCTTTGTCTTCCTTGACCGGGCCGGCGTGAGCTGCAAATGCGACCATGAGGGCTGCTGCCAGCAAAGAGGTGCTATAGCCAAATTTCATTTTTTTGTCTCCGTTGTGTCACTACTTCAAATTTGCAATCCCGGTGCGGGATTTGCCTTGGCCATCGTCGCGGCGCCGCCTCAACGATGGATCCGTTCGCCCGTAACGCTTTTTTCGGGCAAAAGAATTCCTTGCGGGCCGGCGCCACTAAGGCGGCGGGACCGTGCTGTCGATCTTCGGGTGAGGGAAAAGCGCTAGGGCGTGCGGGCGGCGGGGCGGCGCGGACGGTCAGCGGCGAGATGCAAGCTCATGCGAGGTTCTCCTGTTGCGCTAGGCGTCGCGCAGTACGTTGATTGGGGCGCTGTGCTGACGCCGTTCATTGAAATCGAGTGTACGGAGCATCCCAGGAGCACGCAAATTGCGCACAAGGAAAAACAAGTGAGTATTTATACAAATGGGTTTTTTCTGTTCAGAATTGAACATTTCCCATGGTGGATTTGGCGTTGCGCAGAGTGAAAACGGGTGAGCGGGACGTCACCGAAAAACTTCATTACAGATGGGATAGGTGTCACTTTTCGACAACATTGCCCGATTGCCGGGCAAGCGCGATACGGCATGCCCGCTTGCGCGAGAACGAGTCCTCGCGCAGGCGGGCACCCCACTACTGGTTAGCAGACCGTGTGCATCCAGCCGTGCGTGTCGGGCGCGGTGCCGTGCTGGATCGCCAGCAGCGCGTCGCGCAGGGCCATCGTCACCGGGCCGTTTTCGCCGTGGTTGATGGTCATCTCGAAGCCGTTGGCCTTGACGTAGCCGACCGGCGTGATGACGGCGGCGGTGCCGCAGGCGAACACCTCGGTCATGCGGCCGGCGGCGATGTCGTCGCGCCATTGCTGCACCGAGAGCTTGCGCTCTTCCGATTCGTACCCCAGGTCGCGCGCGAGCTGCAGCAGGCTGTCGCGCGTGATGCCTGGCAGGAGCGTGCCGGTAAGCTGCGGCGTGACGATCGTGGTCTTGCCGTTTTCCTTGTAGACGAAGAACAGGTTCATGCCGCCCATCTCTTCGACATACTGGCGCTCGACCGCGTCGAGCCAGACCACCTGGTCGCAGCCCTTTTGCTCGGCCTGCGCCTGGGCGACCAGGCTGGCGGCGTAGTTGCCGGCGCATTTCGCTTCGCCGGTGCCGCCGGGCGCGGCGCGCACGTAGTCTTCGCTGATCCACACCGTGACCGGCTTGACGCCTTTCGGGAAGTAGGCGCCGGCCGGGGAGCCGAACAGCACGAACAGGTATTCGCGCGACGGACGCACGCCGAGGAACGGGTCGGTGGCGATCATCAGCGGGCGCAGGTACAGGCTCTCGCCGACATTCTTAGGCACCCACTTGCGGTCGAGCGCGATGAAGGCGTCGGCCGCTTCCATGAACAGGTCTGGCGGCAGGTCCGGCATCGCCAGGCGGCGCGCGCTGCGGTTGAAGCGCTCGGCGTTGGCCTGCGGGCGGAAGGTCTTGACGCCGCCGTCGGGCTGCGCGAAAGCCTTGAAGCCTTCGAAGATCGCCTGGCCGTAGTGCAGCGACGAGCACGAGGGATCGAGTTCGAGCGGGCCGTAGGCCTTGATCTCGCCGTGCTGCCACGCGCCGTCTTTGTAGGGGATCAGCACCATGTGGTCGGTGAAGGTGCGGCCGAAAGCGAGGCCGGCCATGCGTTCGGCGCGCGCGGCGTCGGACAGGGCGGTGGCGGAGGGCGTGACGGTCAGGCGAGGCTGTGGAGTGCTCATGAGGATTCCCGGGAGTTCAGTGGTTCAGGCCTCAATTGTAGCGCGACGGTGGCGCTGCCGCAGGCTACTTCGCCAGGACCTTCTCAGGGCGCTGCGGCACCAGAACGATACACCCGATGATGAACGCGGCGAACACGGCGGAGGCGGTGTAGCGGCTCAGTTCCAGGCCGCCGCTGGCATGCGGCTTGTCGAGCAGGTCGCCGAGCGTGGCGCCAAGCGGGCGGCTCAGAATGAAGGCGGCCCAGAACAGCAGGGTGTGCGAGATGCGGGTCCAGAACCACGCCGCGGCGACGACCAGAAGCCCGATGCCGAACACGATGGCGCCGCCTTCGTAGCCCAGTCCCAGCCCCGTCGCGGGATCGGCGACCCAGTCGCCCAGGGCGGTGCCCAGGGTTTGCGAGAACATGATCGTCGCCCAATAGAACATCTCGGCCCTGCGCGAATCGAGCCGGTTGACCGCCACCGAACCGAGCGTCCAGTACCAGAGGCCAAGGCAGGCCAACAGCAACGCCGACAGCATCGTTGCGCCGCCAATGTAGCCAATGCCCAGCGAGCGGTCGAAGAAATCGGCGAGGGTGGTGCCGGCCGTGGTGGTGGCGACGACCACGCCCCAGAACAGATAGGGGTGGAAGCGCCTGGCGGCGATCTGCGCGCTGACGGCGACCAGAAAGATGGCGGCGAAAATGACGGTGCCGACCAGGTAGCCGAGGTTCATCGACATCGTCACGGCGTCGCCCGCCGTCTCGCCCAGGGTGGTCGCCGCGACCTTGATGATCCAGAAGATCAGGGTGACCTCGGGTACTTTGCCGAGCGTGGTTTTGTCATTGTTGTTCATGCGTTCTCCCTGTCGCCAGCCGGCAAGTGTGCGCCGCGAGAATTAATCGGGCCTTAATGCGTTCCGGATGGGAAGCGCAGGCGCGCAATCAGGCCCGGCGCCGCGTCGGCCAGCTCCAGGTCGCCGCCGTGCAGGGTGGCGATGGCCTTGACGATCGACAGTCCCAGCCCGTTGCCGGGGATGCCGCGGCTCTTGTCGAGGCGGTAGAAGCGCTGCGTCACCTTGGCCCGTTCGCCGGCCGGGATGCCCGGACCGTTGTCGCGCACCGTGATCGACGCCACGCCACCCTCGATCGCGGTGCTCACTTCCACCGCGGCGCCGGCGCCGGCGTGCTTGATCGCGTTGTCGATCAGGCTGGCCACGGCGGTGGCGATCAGGTTGCGGTCGGCCTGCACGGGCAGCGCCGGCCCCGCGTGCGCGGTCAGGCGCACCCGCTGGTCTTCGGCGGAGGCGTCGTACATCTCGGCCATGTCGGCGGCGATGCGTTGCAGGTCGATGGTTTCGAAGGCGCGCGCGCCCACTCCCGACTCGGCCTGGGCGATCTGCAGCAGGCGCTCGAACAGGCGAATGAGGTCGTCGATGTCGTCGATCGCCCCATGCGCGGCGCTGGCCAGCACATCGACGGAGAGCTCGTGGCGCACCGCGTCGTCCAGCTTGGCGCGGATGCGCGTGAGCGGCGTGCGCAGGTCGTGGGCGATGGCGTTCGAGACGCTGCGGATGCCGTCCATCAGCTGCTCGATCCGGTCGAGCATGGTGTTGATGTCGCGGTTCAGCAGGCCGAATTCGTCGCGGCTGTCGGCGGCGATGCGCCGGCTCAGGTTTCCCGCGCCGATATCGCTGGCGGCGCGCCGGATGTCGCCGATACGGCGCTCGATCTGGCGCCGGAACAGCACGGCGCCCAGCACGGTGAGGATCAGCGACAGCGTCGCGCCTTCGGCCAGCGAGCGCCACACCAGCTGGCGGATCGATTCGCGTTCGGACAGGTCGTAGCCGATCACCAGCGCGCCGCCTTGCGGCAACTGGTGCACCAGCAGGCGCGCGCGTGTGGTGCGGCCGTTGCGGATCACTTCGCGCGCCAGCACGCCGTCCGCGCCCGCATACTCGCGCGGCCATGCGGCCAGGTTGCCGGCCAGGACGGCGCCGTCGCGGTTCGTCACCAGGTAGATTTCGCGGTCGCTGTCGATGCCGTCGCCGAGCTGGCGCCGCACGTCCTCGGCCACCTGTTCGGCCGAGCCGGAGTGCACGCGCTCTGCCAGGCGCTGCCACTGCATGCGCATCTTGGTGTCGATGTTCTGGTCGAGCACCCCGATGGTGCCGTAATAGAAGACGCCCGACACCACCACCATCGACGCGATGCCGAGCAGGCCGTAGCTGAGGACCAGGCGCGCGGCGATCGAGCCGCGCAGGCTAAACATCGGCGGTATCGGACGTGGCGGCGAGACGGTAGCCCACGCCGCGCACGGTCTGGATCAGGGCCGGGGAGAAGTCCTTGTCGATCTTGTTGCGCAGGCGGCTGATCTGCACGTCGATGACGTTGGTCTGCGGGTCGAACTGGTAGTCCCACACGCCTTCGAGCAGCATGGTGCGGGTGACCACCTGGCCTTCATGGCGCATCAGGTATTCGAGCAGGCGGAACTCGCGCAGCTGCAGCGTGATGGACTGGCCGCCGCGCGTGACGCGCATGGTGCGCACGTCGAGCGTGAGGTCCGCCACCTGCAGGTGCAGCGATTGCTGGCCCTGGCCGGCGCGGCGTAGCACGGCTTCGATGCGCGCCAGTAGTTCGGAGAAGGCGAACGGCTTGGCCAGGTAATCGTCGGCGCCGCCGCGCAGGCCGATGACGCGCTCGTCGATGCTGGTCAGCGCGCTGACGATGATCACCGGCGTGGCCGAGCCGAGGGAGCGCAGTTTGCCGATCAGCGCCAGGCCGTCGAGATTGCCGGCCAACATGCGGTCGACGATGATGACGTCCCAGCGCTCGTTCATGGCGTGGACCAGGCCGTCGTCGCCAGTGAAGCACGCCGTGGCGCGATAACCTGCTTCCTTCAGGCCCTTGCAGATGTAGCGGGAAGTTTCGACCGAGTCTTCAATTA
This window of the Massilia sp. R2A-15 genome carries:
- a CDS encoding sensor histidine kinase, which translates into the protein MFSLRGSIAARLVLSYGLLGIASMVVVSGVFYYGTIGVLDQNIDTKMRMQWQRLAERVHSGSAEQVAEDVRRQLGDGIDSDREIYLVTNRDGAVLAGNLAAWPREYAGADGVLAREVIRNGRTTRARLLVHQLPQGGALVIGYDLSERESIRQLVWRSLAEGATLSLILTVLGAVLFRRQIERRIGDIRRAASDIGAGNLSRRIAADSRDEFGLLNRDINTMLDRIEQLMDGIRSVSNAIAHDLRTPLTRIRAKLDDAVRHELSVDVLASAAHGAIDDIDDLIRLFERLLQIAQAESGVGARAFETIDLQRIAADMAEMYDASAEDQRVRLTAHAGPALPVQADRNLIATAVASLIDNAIKHAGAGAAVEVSTAIEGGVASITVRDNGPGIPAGERAKVTQRFYRLDKSRGIPGNGLGLSIVKAIATLHGGDLELADAAPGLIARLRFPSGTH
- a CDS encoding response regulator transcription factor; the encoded protein is MRCLVIEDSVETSRYICKGLKEAGYRATACFTGDDGLVHAMNERWDVIIVDRMLAGNLDGLALIGKLRSLGSATPVIIVSALTSIDERVIGLRGGADDYLAKPFAFSELLARIEAVLRRAGQGQQSLHLQVADLTLDVRTMRVTRGGQSITLQLREFRLLEYLMRHEGQVVTRTMLLEGVWDYQFDPQTNVIDVQISRLRNKIDKDFSPALIQTVRGVGYRLAATSDTADV
- a CDS encoding DsbC family protein, with product MKIAAIVVAAGLAAMSAAQAETPKEAQVKAMVAPRMGVGVKVDSVTKTPYGELYEVRVNGDIFYTDETARYMFVGKVVDLTTLKDLTRERQDELAAIRFSDLPLDAAIKTVKGNGKRVMAVFEDPNCPYCKKLHETLQQVDNVTIYTFLLNILSPESAEKSKNIWCASDRSAAWHRWIVDGKPAPAAPAACPTPNDKVLALGKQLHVIGTPTIYFADGSRSGAAFTAASLDAKLNAVR
- a CDS encoding branched-chain amino acid aminotransferase, with the protein product MSTPQPRLTVTPSATALSDAARAERMAGLAFGRTFTDHMVLIPYKDGAWQHGEIKAYGPLELDPSCSSLHYGQAIFEGFKAFAQPDGGVKTFRPQANAERFNRSARRLAMPDLPPDLFMEAADAFIALDRKWVPKNVGESLYLRPLMIATDPFLGVRPSREYLFVLFGSPAGAYFPKGVKPVTVWISEDYVRAAPGGTGEAKCAGNYAASLVAQAQAEQKGCDQVVWLDAVERQYVEEMGGMNLFFVYKENGKTTIVTPQLTGTLLPGITRDSLLQLARDLGYESEERKLSVQQWRDDIAAGRMTEVFACGTAAVITPVGYVKANGFEMTINHGENGPVTMALRDALLAIQHGTAPDTHGWMHTVC
- a CDS encoding PAS domain S-box protein — protein: MTQAHTSSDNFLKGGGQMGALMRAYDWAASPLGPCDGWSPTLKTVLRLLLTTNHPIIVFWGPQLIQFYNDAYSATLGPERHPAILGRPGKESWQEVWHIIGPDVEQVMSGGESTWHEDKLVPLTRHGRKQDVWWNYGYSPIEDAEGVQGALVICNDVTAQHHHTAALNELNRTLEERVRARTAELEEASREHEKRRRLYETILSTTPDLVYVFDLEHRFSYANAMLLQMWGQDWDNAIGKTCLELGYEPWHAEMHDREIEHVKRTRQSIRGEVPFDGAFGRRIYDYIFVPVLGPDGEVEAVAGSTRDVTEYKQIENELKRNQAHLTSLFAQSAAGITEGGVDGVIRNVNQRFCEMMACEPSFVMGKSMRALTHPDDLAASVALFERLVATGAPFEIEKRYVRPDGSAIWANTAVSLIRDETGQSAPTVLAVVLDISERKKAEEALLDAARRKDEFLAMLAHELRNPLAPISSAAELLALGRLDGAGIERTSAIISRQVRHMTGLVDDLMDVSRVTRGLASLDKRPLDPKQVMLDAVEQVRPLIDARGHRLTLTIHDTPARVMGDRKRLVQVLSNLLNNAAKYTPDGGNIALTLEVGQDALRIAVADDGIGMDAQLTERAFEPFVQAERTSDRSQGGLGIGLALVRSLVALHGGEAGARSDGLGRGSTFTITLPVAEPDVPAAAAAGAAGARTGASPLKILVVDDNQDAAEMLAFTLRADGHEAIVENDPLRALATAREIAPQVCLLDIGLPVIDGNELARRLRADPATAGAVLVAVTGYSHEQDRDEAARAGFDHYFVKPVDSARLAPLLDAIGRSRAARA
- a CDS encoding nuclear transport factor 2 family protein; amino-acid sequence: MKTSIILLLLAVAAGPALAQPTGGRPNRIVPTVTRTVHMFSELENQWLDAVQSRDQAALDKIVAPNFELRSALQAGTPTPRAESLKQAMSLPPFDSSIGKMAAHEYGDTIIVSFEWKLKPSKAALPERMFVVDTWRQAEAGWQVVTRYIAPIGDNAKSPPGSVMEPNPSQKKM